One Anopheles marshallii chromosome 3, idAnoMarsDA_429_01, whole genome shotgun sequence genomic region harbors:
- the LOC128714387 gene encoding uncharacterized protein LOC128714387: MRRFTTSLLLVVALTVTATVAYPASYEKEKESDTSEDAEYIVVPLAHHRPTYYNRYPSSFEGFDGVVDTGDFAPIPTRPVYFPSYNPFSWHLSGYLDDLLKRVRDRFSGSWNPFYGGDFVPSGPGVWPAELPDDSSEDGVTNSTSTVKVIDGHKVVINDTYYTKKTEFGTSIFKVRVIDVKPTDDSTEVVTTPKAPTDVEVGNRNGADGESDKKPDAPSTDAPKRDTELESSDEEKTTADDDNLNTIDTSDVDIDEAKENGNEAPVDKPEFSEQWSGLESFEAAPNPLEGLVAGSPEMTVQRNRGNSELLESSSEEESEVTAQRQPVSDEWPKQDDRKRIIVSNRFENRFNANQERPVGDAPATTGHDLSNDIAINFRLAADKSVTANPNAITFNPVNPPSVVVQRDPFPAAGPGRFPTVPGRPTMGFPSQQPVGSVGYPAVGMFPGFPGSVGFPGGQYPLQPFPMQPALFGVPQGTNFGLAAQNPQVPPFFFGNGQFRRP, translated from the exons cGAGCTACGAGAAGGAGAAGGAATCGGACACATCGGAAGATGCTGAGTATATCGTCGTGCCGTTGGCGCACCACCGCCCGACGTACTATAACAGGTATCCGTCATCGTTTGAAGGCTTCGACGGTGTAGTGGATACGGGGGATTTCGCGCCGATTCCGACCAGACCCGTGTACTTCCCATCGTACAACCCGTTCTCGTGGCATCTTTCGGGATATCTGGATG ATCTTCTGAAACGTGTGCGAGATCGTTTCTCGGGTTCGTGGAATCCGTTCTATGGTGGTGATTTCGTCCCATCCGGACCAGGAGTTTGGCCGGCGGAGCTTCCGGACGACTCGTCGGAAGATGGCGTTACTAACTCTACCTCTACTGTGAAG GTCATCGACGGACACAAGGTTGTGATTAATGATACGTACTACACCAAGAAGACGGAGTTCGGTACCTCGATCTTCAAGGTGCGTGTCATTGACGTGAAGCCCACGGACGACAGCACTGAGGTGGTTACCACCCCGAAAGCACCAACTGACGTTGAGGTCGGCAATCGTAATGGGGCGGATGGTGAGTCGGATAAGAAACCAGACGCACCGTCGACTGATGCACCGAAACGGGATACCGAGCTAGAGTCGAGTGATGAGGAGAAGACGACCGCAGACGATGATAATCTGAACACGATCGACACGTCCGACGTGGACATCGATGAGGCGAAGGAGAATGGAAACGAAGCACCAGTGGACAAGCCGGAG TTCTCCGAACAGTGGTCAGGGCTGGAATCGTTTGAAGCGGCACCAAACCCATTGGAGGGTCTCGTGGCAGGATCACCCGAGATGACCGTTCAACGTAACCGTGGCAACAGCGAACTGCTCGAATCGAGCTCGGAAGAGGAATCGGAAGTAACCGCGCAACGGCAACCAGTGTCTGACGAATGGCCTAAGCAGGACGATCGTAAGCGGATTATTGTGTCGAACCGGTTCGAAAACCGGTTCAACGCAAACCAGGAAAGACCTGTCGGCGATGCGCCCGCAACAACCGGGCACGATCTTTCGAACGACATCGCCATCAACTTCCGGCTGGCCGCGGATAAAAGTGTAACGGCAAACCCGAACGCCATTACGTTCAATCCGGTGAATCCACCCTCCGTTGTTGTCCAGCGGGATCCGTTTCCCGCGGCGGGACCGGGAAGGTTTCCAACCGTACCCGGTCGCCCAACGATGGGCTTTCCTTCCCAGCAACCGGTTGGTAGTGTTGGCTATCCCGCGGTAGGAATGTTTCCAGGCTTTCCCGGATCGGTTGGTTTCCCGGGTGGTCAATATCCGTTGCAACCATTTCCCATGCAACCGGCGCTGTTTGGTGTGCCGCAGGGCACAAACTTTGGTCTGGCAGCTCAGAACCCACAGGTACCGCCGTTCTTCTTCGGCAATGGGCAGTTCCGGCGGCCTTAG